In Hydra vulgaris chromosome 06, alternate assembly HydraT2T_AEP, a genomic segment contains:
- the LOC136081536 gene encoding tigger transposable element-derived protein 4-like, whose product MVKNRIKKTNKVAIPSETMKVAVNKVLEGTQLNVVARQFNIDRKTLKRYCRKKRLNPNEAFKPNYNNRQVFTAEDEKSVSSYLLIASKMNYGLSTRSTRLLAYEFALKNNKICPSSWIKNKIAGIDWLQGFMKRQPELSLRTPEATSFARSTAFNKHTVREFFQNLKMVRNRYKYSPNCIYNVDETGLTTVQKPVKVLAGRGSKQVGRITSAERGTLVTACCAFNDIGNSIPPLFIFSRVKFHDYMIKEGPPGCVGFANPSGWMNSEIFIEWIKHFVKYSNCSQESPVLLFLDSHESHISVKGLELAIQHGVTMISFPTHCSHKLQPLDRTVFGPLKRFYNSACDNWMVSNPRPMTIYDIVSIVREPYTKAFSPSNIQTGFRVAGIEPFNFEIFKDDEYLPSSVTDRAAPDTVTITPVNNMDSEMIPAHVNHIESEITIVNIETSILNQVSTSVAFIISPEVLKPYPKASARKKKVKSRQLKTRILTDTPVRNEIRFSKEKKILKQTKNQQKVSTKDKKETKNYLLRNKKQCKPKAASQLDFHK is encoded by the coding sequence atggttaaaaatagaattaaaaaaacaaataaagttgcTATACCAAGTGAAACAATGAAAGTAgctgtaaataaagttttagaagGAACACAACTGAATGTTGTAGCACGTCAGTTTAACATAGATAGaaagactttaaaaagatattgtcgTAAAAAGAGGCTTAATCCAAATGAAGCTTTCAAGCCTAACTACAACAATAGACAAGTTTTTACAGCAGAAGATGAAAAAAGTGTATCAAGTTATTTACTAATTGCATCAAAAATGAACTATGGCCTTTCAACTAGGTCAACGCGATTATTGGCATAtgaatttgctttaaaaaacaataagataTGCCCATCATCAtggatcaaaaataaaattgcaggCATTGATTGGTTGCAAGGTTTTATGAAAAGACAACCAGAGTTGTCTCTACGAACACCTGAAGCAACGAGCTTCGCTCGATCAACAGCTTTTAACAAACACACTGTAAGagagttttttcaaaatcttaaaATGGTAAGAAATCGATATAAATATAGTCCTAACtgtatatataatgttgatgaaactggTTTAACAACCGTTCAAAAGCCGGTAAAGGTTTTAGCTGGTAGAGGAAGCAAACAAGTTGGAAGAATCACATCTGCAGAACGAGGAACATTGGTAACTGCATGTTGTGCCTTTAATGATATTGGAAATTCCATCCctccattatttattttttctagggTAAAGTTTCATGATTACATGATTAAGGAAGGACCTCCTGGATGTGTGGGATTTGCAAATCCTTCTGGTTGGATGAACTCAGAAATTTTCATAGAATGgattaaacattttgttaaatattcaaACTGTTCTCAGGAATCTCCAGTTTTGTTATTTCTCGACAGTCATGAAAGTCATATTTCTGTTAAAGGCTTGGAGCTTGCAATTCAACACGGAGTTACAATGATAAGTTTTCCTACCCATTGCAGCCATAAATTGCAGCCATTAGATAGAACTGTTTTTGGACCattgaaaaggttttacaaTTCTGCATGTGATAATTGGATGGTTTCAAACCCAAGACCAATGACCATTTATGATATTGTTTCAATAGTTCGAGAACCGTATACAAAAGCTTTCTCACCATCTAATATACAGACAGGATTTAGAGTAGCTGGCATTGAGccattcaattttgaaattttcaaagatGACGAATATTTACCATCATCAGTTACAGATAGAGCTGCTCCAGATACAGTTACTATCACTCCTGTCAACAACATGGATTCTGAAATGATACCAGCACATGTTAATCACATCGAGTCTGAAATAACTATAGTAAATATTGAAACAAGTATTTTAAACCAAGTGTCAACAAGTGTTGCTTTTATAATCTCACCTGAGGTTTTAAAACCTTACCCAAAAGCATCtgccagaaaaaaaaaagttaaaagtaggCAGTTAAAAACAAGGATCTTGACTGATACTCCTGTCAGAAATGAAATTCGTTTctcaaaagaaaagaaaattttgaagcaaaccaaaaatcaacaaaaagtcTCCACAAAAGATAAGAAAGAAACTAAGAATTACTTGCTtaggaataaaaaacaatgtaaaccAAAAGCTGCTTCACAACTTGACTTTCACAAATGA